A section of the Pirellulales bacterium genome encodes:
- the tsf gene encoding translation elongation factor Ts, which translates to MAEITATMVKALRERTGLPMMDCKKALQETGGDEQKALEYIRKQGIKTKETRLGRETSAGRIAIHTDFAKGVAAMIELQCESAPVAGGKEFMQFANDLAKQLATGPGAAGGEELLKQSMPGKTQTFGDALDDMYNRIREVFKLGRVTRIDGACGGYAHHDGSAGALVEVKGGTPEVAKDIAMHVVAFKPAAVSKDDLDPAAVEKEREILTEAARKEGKPENIIGKMIEGRLKNFFAEKVLLEQPFVKDDKRTVGKVADEAKMKVVRFVRWELGKE; encoded by the coding sequence ATGGCAGAGATCACTGCGACAATGGTCAAGGCGTTGCGCGAGCGCACCGGCTTGCCGATGATGGATTGCAAGAAGGCCCTGCAAGAGACGGGCGGCGATGAGCAAAAAGCCCTGGAATACATCCGCAAGCAGGGCATCAAGACCAAAGAAACCCGCCTTGGCCGCGAGACCTCGGCCGGCCGCATCGCCATCCATACCGACTTTGCCAAGGGCGTGGCGGCCATGATCGAGTTGCAGTGCGAGAGCGCGCCGGTGGCCGGCGGCAAGGAGTTCATGCAGTTCGCCAACGACCTGGCCAAGCAGCTTGCGACGGGGCCGGGAGCGGCCGGCGGCGAAGAGCTGCTCAAGCAATCGATGCCAGGTAAGACGCAGACCTTTGGCGACGCGCTCGACGACATGTATAACCGCATTCGCGAGGTGTTCAAGCTGGGCCGCGTGACGCGGATCGACGGCGCCTGCGGCGGCTATGCCCATCACGACGGCTCGGCCGGCGCGCTGGTCGAAGTGAAGGGAGGCACGCCGGAGGTCGCCAAAGACATCGCCATGCACGTGGTGGCGTTCAAGCCGGCGGCCGTGTCGAAGGACGATCTCGATCCCGCGGCCGTGGAGAAAGAGCGCGAAATCCTGACGGAGGCGGCCCGCAAAGAGGGGAAGCCCGAAAACATCATCGGCAAGATGATCGAAGGGCGGCTGAAGAACTTCTTTGCCGAGAAGGTGCTGCTGGAACAGCCGTTCGTGAAGGACGACAAACGCACCGTGGGCAAGGTTGCCGACGAGGCCAAGATGAAGGTCGTGCGGTTCGTCCGCTGGGAACTGGGTAAGGAATAG
- the pyrH gene encoding UMP kinase, which yields MTDQPTERKRRVVLKLSGESFARAGERGISMQEVVHIARQTAGAAKKGAQIAIVIGGGNILRGAQFTSASTSIQEATAHYMGMLATVINGLALQDALESLGCETRLSTAIRMDGVAEPYIRRRARRHLEKGRIVILACGTGSPFVTTDTAAAQRALELDADVLLKATRVDGVYSDDPEKNPHAVLYSELSYAQVREQNLRVMDPTAIAQCMEHNMPILVFNFKKEGNIERAVAGEMVGTCIGPATK from the coding sequence ATGACTGACCAACCCACCGAGCGCAAGCGCCGCGTCGTCTTGAAATTGTCGGGCGAAAGTTTTGCCCGAGCGGGCGAGCGCGGCATCAGCATGCAGGAAGTCGTACACATTGCCCGGCAGACGGCGGGAGCGGCCAAAAAAGGCGCACAAATCGCCATCGTCATCGGAGGCGGCAATATTCTGCGCGGGGCGCAGTTCACCTCGGCCAGCACGAGCATCCAGGAAGCGACGGCCCACTACATGGGCATGCTCGCCACGGTGATTAATGGCCTGGCATTGCAGGACGCGCTCGAATCGCTGGGCTGTGAAACACGGCTCTCGACCGCCATCCGCATGGACGGCGTCGCCGAGCCCTACATCCGCCGTCGGGCCAGACGGCATCTGGAGAAAGGCCGCATTGTCATCCTGGCCTGCGGGACGGGCAGCCCGTTCGTCACCACCGACACGGCCGCCGCCCAGCGAGCCTTGGAGCTCGACGCCGACGTTCTGCTGAAGGCCACCCGCGTCGACGGCGTCTATAGCGACGACCCCGAGAAAAACCCGCACGCCGTGCTCTACAGCGAGTTGAGCTACGCCCAGGTGCGCGAGCAGAACCTGCGGGTGATGGACCCGACCGCCATCGCCCAGTGCATGGAGCACAACATGCCGATCCTGGTGTTCAACTTCAAGAAAGAAGGGAACATCGAGCGTGCGGTGGCCGGCGAAATGGTCGGCACGTGTATCGGCCCAGCGACGAAGTGA
- the frr gene encoding ribosome recycling factor: protein MSADETLLDVEERMEKAVDKLKHDLAGIRTGRANPGLVDSLRVEAYGSPTPIKQLASIGAPEPTQIVIRPFDPGTLKDIEKAILASGLGLTPMNDGKLIRLNVPPLSTETRRKLVGRIKELAEEAKVAIRNVRRDGNKQADQEEKDKVLSEDDCESLKEEIQELTKTFENRATELAKAKEQEVMED, encoded by the coding sequence ATGAGCGCTGACGAAACCCTGCTGGACGTCGAAGAACGCATGGAAAAGGCGGTCGATAAGCTGAAGCATGACCTGGCCGGCATACGCACGGGCCGGGCGAATCCGGGCCTGGTCGATTCGCTGCGCGTCGAGGCCTATGGCTCGCCCACGCCCATCAAGCAGCTTGCCTCGATCGGCGCGCCGGAGCCGACGCAGATCGTGATCCGCCCGTTCGATCCCGGCACGCTCAAAGACATTGAAAAGGCGATCCTGGCGAGCGGCCTGGGGCTGACGCCGATGAACGACGGCAAGCTGATTCGCTTGAACGTGCCGCCGCTTTCGACCGAGACGCGCCGCAAGCTGGTCGGCCGCATCAAGGAGCTGGCGGAAGAAGCCAAGGTCGCGATTCGCAACGTGCGCCGCGACGGCAACAAGCAGGCCGACCAGGAGGAGAAAGACAAGGTCCTGTCGGAAGACGATTGCGAGAGTCTCAAGGAGGAGATTCAAGAGTTGACCAAGACTTTCGAGAACCGCGCCACGGAACTTGCCAAGGCCAAAGAGCAAGAGGTGATGGAGGATTAG